The Mustela erminea isolate mMusErm1 chromosome 6, mMusErm1.Pri, whole genome shotgun sequence genome includes a region encoding these proteins:
- the NRIP2 gene encoding nuclear receptor-interacting protein 2 has protein sequence MEGRTARQPPPCSSNSPSPAGAISTGQEARREEGDSRRRGQEAALGDRAPLSQQRRLRQATQFLHKDSADLLPLDSLKRLGTSKDLQPHSVIQRRLVEGNQSRLQGESPLVQAQIHGQESRRKTSKTETLALLVNCKCRDQELRVAVDTGTHHNQISAGCLSRLGLGKKVLKAPGGGLAPGPPTQVEQLELQLGQETVACSAQVVDVESPEFCLGLQTLLSLKCCIDLDRGVLRLRAPFPELPFLPLYQEPGQ, from the exons atggagggaaggacgGCTCGgcagcccccaccctgctcatCAAACTCGCCGAGCCCCGCAGGGGCCATAAGCACCgggcaggaggccaggagagaggagggagactccaggaggagaggacaggaggCAGCGCTGGGGGACCGAGCCCCCCTGAGCCAGCAGCGCCGGCTCAGACAGGCCACCCAGTTCCTGCACAAGGACTCTGCCGACCTGCTCCCCCTGGACAGCCTCAAGAGGCTCGGCACTTCCAAGGACTTG CAGCCGCATAGCGTGATCCAGAGACGCCTGGTGGAAGGCAACCAGAGTCGGCTTCAGGGGGAGTCTCCCCTGGTGCAGGCCCAGATTCACGgccaggagagcaggaggaagaccAGCAAGACAGAGACTCTGGCTCTTCTGGTCAACTGCAAG TGTCGAGACCAGGAGCTTCGGGTGGCCGTGGACACAGGCACCCACCACAACCAGATCTCTGCTGGATGCCTCAGCCGCCTGGG GTTAGGGAAGAAGGTCCTCAAAGCCCCGGGTGGGGGCCTGGCACCTGGGCCCCCCACCCAGGTGGAGCAGCTAGAGCTACAGCTGGGCCAGGAGACAGTGGCCTGCTCGGCCCAGGTGGTGG ACGTGGAGAGTCCCGAGTTCTGTCTTGGACTACAGACTCTACTTTCTCTCAAG tGCTGCATAGACCTGGATCGTGGAGTACTACGTCTGAGAGCCCCCTTCCCAGAGctgcccttcctgcctctgtACCAAGAGCCTGGCCAGTGA